A part of Solicola gregarius genomic DNA contains:
- a CDS encoding ABC transporter ATP-binding protein, whose translation MNYAVDVRDVRVCIASRPVLDGVELRVASGEVVAIEGASGAGKSTLLHTVAGLIRPSSGSVEIAGRRIDKLNDRRRSALRLRMIGSVFQFGELLPEFNVIENVELPLRLLGHGRTHSRARAKELLEEVGIDDLAERGLSEVSGGQMQRAAIARALAHEPHVLLADEPTGSLDEDAAETVLKLLIDASHRHGAGLIVVTHHHDVARQCDRTLQLVHGTLKGRTDANEAVVT comes from the coding sequence ATGAACTACGCCGTTGACGTACGCGATGTCCGAGTTTGCATCGCCAGTCGGCCGGTCCTCGACGGAGTCGAGCTCCGGGTAGCTAGTGGTGAGGTCGTCGCGATCGAGGGGGCCAGCGGTGCCGGGAAATCCACGCTGCTCCACACGGTAGCTGGCCTCATTCGACCTTCCTCTGGGTCAGTCGAGATCGCCGGACGGCGGATCGACAAGCTGAATGACCGTCGTCGTAGCGCGCTGCGTCTCCGAATGATCGGGTCGGTATTCCAATTCGGCGAGTTGTTGCCCGAGTTCAACGTGATCGAGAACGTCGAGTTGCCACTGCGGCTTCTCGGTCATGGCCGCACGCATTCGCGCGCTCGAGCCAAGGAGCTTCTCGAAGAGGTTGGGATCGACGACCTCGCCGAACGCGGGCTTTCCGAAGTCTCTGGTGGGCAGATGCAACGTGCCGCGATCGCCCGTGCTCTGGCGCATGAGCCGCACGTGCTCCTTGCCGACGAACCCACGGGGTCTCTCGATGAAGACGCGGCCGAAACCGTCCTGAAGTTGCTGATCGACGCCTCACATCGGCACGGTGCCGGACTGATCGTGGTGACGCACCATCACGACGTAGCACGTCAGTGCGACCGAACGCTCCAACTTGTCCACGGCACACTCAAGGGCCGGACGGATGCAAACGAGGCCGTCGTCACGTGA